A part of Corynebacterium afermentans subsp. lipophilum genomic DNA contains:
- a CDS encoding ATP-binding cassette domain-containing protein, which produces MAVIELENITKSYGSFEALRGVNLAVREGEVTCVLGDNGAGKSTLIKILSGLHQPTSGTMLIDGSASTLTSPRDAISAGIATVHQTLAIVDELSVWRNFFLGQELTGAFGVLRQAEMKRICSEQLLEMGIDIPDVDVEAGNLSGGQRQVIAIARAVYFGARVLILDEPTAALGVKQSGAVLRMVAAARERGIAVVLVTHNPHHAFLVGDHFTILKLGHQELDAPRSEVTLEELTHQMAGGGELEALSHELRR; this is translated from the coding sequence GTGGCTGTCATCGAACTGGAAAACATCACCAAGTCCTACGGCAGCTTCGAGGCGCTGCGCGGCGTCAACCTCGCCGTGCGCGAAGGCGAAGTCACCTGCGTGCTCGGCGACAATGGCGCCGGCAAGTCCACCCTGATCAAAATCCTGTCGGGCCTGCATCAACCCACCTCGGGCACCATGCTTATCGACGGCTCCGCCTCCACCCTCACCTCCCCCCGCGACGCCATCAGCGCCGGCATCGCCACCGTCCACCAGACGCTGGCGATCGTCGACGAGCTCAGCGTGTGGCGCAACTTCTTCCTCGGCCAGGAACTCACCGGCGCGTTCGGCGTGCTGCGCCAGGCCGAGATGAAGCGGATCTGCTCCGAGCAGCTTCTAGAGATGGGCATTGACATCCCCGACGTGGACGTCGAGGCCGGCAACCTCTCCGGCGGCCAACGCCAGGTCATCGCCATCGCCCGTGCCGTCTACTTCGGCGCACGAGTGCTCATCCTCGACGAGCCCACCGCCGCCCTCGGCGTGAAACAGTCCGGGGCGGTGCTGCGCATGGTCGCCGCCGCCCGCGAGCGCGGCATCGCCGTCGTGTTAGTCACCCACAACCCCCACCACGCCTTCTTGGTGGGCGACCACTTCACCATCTTGAAGCTCGGCCACCAGGAGCTCGACGCGCCTCGTTCCGAGGTCACCCTCGAGGAGCTGACCCACCAGATGGCCGGAGGCGGAGAGCTGGAGGCGCTCAGCCACGAGTTGCGTCGATAA
- a CDS encoding ABC transporter permease: MRDDRLKTRTGFARLIRRPEFASLLGFIAIFVFFLSVAPAFRSFEALATTLYASSTLGIVALAVGMLMIGGEFDLSSGVAVTTAALAATMLNYNLHLNSWVGAFLALGISLAIGALNGIMVTRTGIDSFLITLAAFLMLQGLNLAVTKLVTGQVATPTIADMEGFPSAHAVFAGNFHIGNVRISVTVLWWIFFVAVASFVLFRTKLGGWITAVGGNADAARAVGVPVRRVKILLFMGIGFAAWFVGMHTLFAFDSIQAGQGVGNEFLYIIAAVIGGCAMTGGRGTAVGTAIGALIFGMTNQGIVYAGWNPDWFKFFLGATLLVAVLANTSFAKYTKGR, encoded by the coding sequence ATGAGGGACGACCGCCTGAAAACCCGCACCGGGTTCGCGCGCCTGATCCGCCGCCCGGAGTTTGCCAGCCTCCTCGGCTTCATCGCCATCTTCGTCTTCTTCCTCTCCGTGGCGCCGGCGTTTCGCTCCTTTGAGGCGCTGGCCACCACGTTGTACGCCAGCTCCACCCTGGGCATTGTGGCGCTGGCGGTGGGCATGCTCATGATCGGCGGGGAGTTCGACCTCTCCTCCGGCGTCGCCGTGACCACCGCCGCGCTGGCCGCGACGATGCTGAACTACAACCTGCACCTGAACTCGTGGGTGGGCGCGTTCCTCGCGCTGGGGATCTCGCTGGCCATCGGCGCGCTCAACGGCATTATGGTTACGCGCACCGGCATCGATTCCTTCCTGATCACCCTGGCGGCCTTCCTCATGCTCCAAGGCCTCAACCTTGCGGTGACGAAGCTGGTCACCGGCCAAGTGGCCACCCCCACCATCGCGGACATGGAGGGCTTCCCGTCCGCCCACGCCGTGTTCGCCGGCAACTTCCACATCGGCAACGTGCGCATCTCGGTGACCGTCCTGTGGTGGATCTTTTTCGTCGCCGTGGCGTCGTTCGTGCTGTTCCGCACCAAGCTCGGCGGCTGGATCACCGCGGTCGGCGGCAACGCCGATGCCGCCCGCGCCGTCGGCGTGCCGGTGCGCCGCGTGAAGATTCTGCTGTTCATGGGCATCGGCTTCGCCGCGTGGTTCGTCGGCATGCACACCCTGTTCGCCTTCGACTCCATCCAGGCCGGCCAGGGCGTGGGCAACGAGTTCCTCTACATCATCGCCGCGGTCATCGGCGGCTGCGCTATGACGGGCGGGCGCGGCACCGCCGTCGGCACCGCCATCGGCGCGCTGATCTTCGGCATGACCAACCAGGGCATCGTCTACGCCGGCTGGAACCCGGACTGGTTCAAGTTCTTCCTCGGCGCGACGCTGCTGGTGGCGGTGCTCGCAAACACCTCCTTCGCCAAATACACCAAGGGGCGCTAA
- a CDS encoding substrate-binding domain-containing protein has protein sequence MTKARKTVAAVLLAVVAVLGGCSSTGGAPRNEDGDGTAGGVDTPRYVVAMVTHGAPGDTYWDLVRKGAEDAAKKDNIELRYSSDPQAPNQANLVRSAVDAGVDGIAVTMPNAEAIGPAARDAVDHGIPVVGLNAGMTAYQDYGMTGFFGQDETVAGRAAGERLKEEGKKKVLCVIHEQGNSSQEARCDGVRDGLGGDSNAVELLYVNGQDLTAVQSTITSKLSQDRSFDTVFALQAPVAMRAVESVNQSGAQAQVSTFDTNAELVGAIADGRVAWAVDQQPYLQGYLAVDSLWIAKRNGGTLGGGRPVYTGPSFVDQSNVDKVEEAAKAGMR, from the coding sequence ATGACCAAGGCGCGGAAAACAGTGGCCGCCGTGTTGCTTGCGGTGGTGGCGGTGTTGGGCGGATGCTCGTCGACAGGCGGAGCCCCCCGCAACGAAGACGGCGACGGCACGGCGGGCGGCGTGGACACCCCGCGGTACGTGGTGGCGATGGTCACCCACGGCGCGCCCGGCGACACCTACTGGGACCTCGTGCGCAAGGGCGCCGAGGACGCCGCGAAGAAAGACAACATCGAGCTGCGCTACTCCTCCGACCCGCAGGCGCCCAACCAGGCGAACCTCGTGCGCTCCGCGGTGGACGCGGGCGTGGACGGCATCGCCGTGACCATGCCGAATGCGGAGGCGATCGGCCCGGCGGCGCGTGACGCCGTGGACCATGGCATCCCCGTGGTGGGGCTCAACGCCGGCATGACCGCGTACCAGGACTACGGGATGACCGGCTTCTTCGGCCAGGACGAGACCGTGGCCGGCCGCGCCGCCGGCGAGCGGCTCAAGGAGGAAGGCAAAAAGAAGGTGCTGTGCGTGATCCACGAGCAGGGCAACTCGTCACAGGAGGCGCGCTGCGACGGTGTGCGCGACGGCCTCGGCGGCGACTCAAACGCGGTGGAGCTGCTGTACGTCAACGGCCAGGACCTCACCGCCGTACAGTCCACCATCACCTCGAAGCTTTCCCAGGACCGCTCGTTCGACACCGTGTTTGCGCTGCAGGCGCCGGTGGCGATGCGCGCCGTGGAATCCGTGAACCAGTCCGGCGCGCAGGCGCAGGTGTCCACCTTCGACACCAACGCGGAGCTCGTCGGCGCCATCGCGGACGGCCGCGTGGCGTGGGCCGTGGACCAGCAGCCGTACCTGCAGGGCTACCTGGCGGTAGACTCGCTGTGGATTGCAAAACGCAACGGCGGCACCCTCGGCGGCGGGCGCCCCGTCTACACGGGCCCGAGCTTCGTGGACCAAAGCAACGTGGACAAGGTCGAAGAGGCCGCGAAGGCGGGCATGCGATGA
- the cmx gene encoding chloramphenicol efflux MFS transporter Cmx gives MPFALYMLALAVFVMGTSEFMLAGLLPAIATELDVSVGTAGLLTSAFAVGMVVGAPVMAAFARRWPPRLTLIVCLLVFAGSHVIGAMTPVFSLLLITRVLSALANAGFLAVALSTATTLVPANQKGRALSILLSGTTIATVVGVPAGALLGTALGWRTTFWAIAILCIPAAVGVIRGVTNNVGRSETSATSPRLRVELSQLATPRLILAMALGALINGGTFAAFTFLAPIVTETAGLAEAWVSVALVMFGIGSFLGVTIAGRLSDQRPGLVLAVGGPLLLTGWIVLAVVASHPVALIVLVLVQGFLSFGVGSTLITRVLYAASGAPTMGGSYATAALNIGAAAGPVLGALGLATGLGLLAPVWVASVLTAIALVIMLLTRRALTKTAAEAN, from the coding sequence ATGCCTTTTGCCCTCTACATGCTTGCCCTGGCGGTCTTCGTCATGGGCACTTCAGAATTCATGCTCGCGGGATTGCTCCCCGCGATCGCGACCGAACTTGACGTCTCGGTCGGCACTGCGGGCCTGCTGACCTCCGCATTCGCAGTCGGTATGGTCGTCGGCGCGCCAGTGATGGCGGCATTCGCTCGCCGTTGGCCACCGCGGCTCACATTGATCGTTTGCCTTCTCGTGTTCGCGGGAAGCCACGTCATCGGAGCGATGACACCAGTGTTCTCTCTCCTGCTCATCACCCGGGTGCTCAGCGCTCTCGCAAACGCAGGATTCCTCGCCGTAGCACTGAGCACGGCCACTACCCTCGTGCCAGCGAACCAGAAGGGGCGTGCACTGTCGATCCTGCTCTCCGGCACGACGATCGCAACCGTCGTGGGCGTCCCCGCCGGGGCACTGCTCGGCACAGCGCTGGGCTGGCGAACGACGTTCTGGGCGATCGCCATCCTCTGTATTCCCGCGGCCGTTGGAGTCATTCGTGGCGTCACGAACAATGTTGGTCGGAGCGAGACTAGCGCGACCTCACCAAGGCTCCGTGTCGAGCTCAGCCAGTTGGCGACGCCGCGGCTCATCCTGGCCATGGCACTCGGAGCGCTGATCAACGGAGGGACCTTTGCGGCATTCACCTTCCTGGCACCCATCGTGACCGAGACCGCGGGCTTGGCCGAAGCGTGGGTGTCCGTCGCGCTGGTGATGTTCGGCATCGGATCGTTCCTTGGCGTCACGATCGCAGGACGACTATCAGATCAACGACCTGGCCTCGTGCTCGCAGTCGGCGGACCGCTATTGCTGACAGGCTGGATCGTGTTGGCAGTGGTCGCATCTCATCCCGTTGCGCTTATCGTCCTCGTCCTCGTTCAGGGATTCCTGTCGTTCGGCGTCGGCAGTACTCTGATCACGCGTGTGCTGTATGCAGCATCGGGTGCGCCAACGATGGGCGGTTCGTACGCAACCGCAGCATTGAATATCGGAGCTGCAGCGGGGCCCGTGCTTGGTGCGCTCGGGCTCGCGACCGGGCTGGGGCTGCTCGCGCCGGTTTGGGTCGCTTCGGTGCTGACAGCGATCGCTCTCGTCATCATGCTTCTCACCAGACGCGCGCTTACGAAGACCGCGGCGGAGGCCAATTGA
- a CDS encoding AEC family transporter → MLDVLTGFAIIFTVIAAGWWLAHKGVIGPGEQRLQLNRIAFHVATPSLIFSSVAVSDTDAFFSPVILVIAVATVVTMLIYWAISALFFHQDAAETMAGAASSSYYNSVNIGLPIATYVLGDATFVVPALVLQMAVLSPIVIAGLDRSSSGVSKSVLSGLTAPVVVAAFAGFAVSAASWTVPEPVLAPLEILGGASIPLILMSFGASLTGEKVLTSHRGPTLTATALKLVGMPAVAWIVAKLLHLGPEEMYAALILCALPTAQNVYNYAATYRSGEVICRDTVFLTTFLALPAMLLIAGVF, encoded by the coding sequence ATGCTTGACGTCCTCACCGGTTTCGCCATCATCTTCACCGTCATCGCGGCGGGGTGGTGGCTGGCCCACAAAGGCGTCATCGGGCCGGGCGAGCAGCGCCTGCAGCTCAACCGCATCGCGTTCCACGTGGCCACCCCGTCGCTGATCTTCTCTTCGGTGGCGGTCTCGGACACGGACGCGTTTTTCTCCCCGGTCATCCTGGTCATCGCCGTCGCCACGGTGGTGACCATGCTCATCTACTGGGCAATCAGCGCGCTCTTCTTCCACCAGGACGCGGCCGAGACTATGGCGGGCGCGGCGTCGTCGAGCTACTACAACTCCGTCAACATCGGCCTGCCCATCGCAACCTATGTGCTTGGCGACGCCACCTTCGTCGTGCCCGCCCTCGTGCTGCAAATGGCGGTGCTCTCCCCCATCGTGATCGCCGGGTTGGACCGCAGCTCCTCCGGCGTTTCCAAGTCCGTGCTGTCCGGGCTGACAGCTCCCGTGGTGGTCGCGGCGTTCGCGGGCTTCGCCGTCTCCGCGGCATCCTGGACCGTGCCGGAGCCGGTGCTCGCGCCGCTGGAGATCCTGGGCGGGGCGTCCATCCCGCTGATCCTGATGAGCTTCGGCGCCTCACTCACCGGTGAGAAGGTGCTGACAAGCCACCGCGGCCCCACCCTCACCGCCACCGCGTTGAAGCTGGTGGGTATGCCGGCGGTGGCATGGATCGTCGCAAAGCTTCTGCACCTAGGGCCGGAAGAGATGTACGCCGCGCTGATCCTGTGCGCGCTGCCCACTGCGCAGAACGTGTACAACTACGCGGCGACGTACCGCTCGGGTGAGGTGATTTGCCGCGACACGGTCTTTCTCACCACGTTCCTGGCGCTGCCCGCGATGCTGCTCATCGCCGGGGTGTTCTAG
- a CDS encoding 1,4-dihydroxy-2-naphthoate polyprenyltransferase: MEGMTDTGTHTATPRDWWDAARPHTWPNAFAPVIAGTGVAALTLQAHPGRAVLALSVAWALIIGVNYANDYSDGIRGTDDDRTGPTRLTGSGLAAPEQVKLAAFIAFGAAAVFGVILSAVAGAMWLVLVGALCIAAAWFYTGGDSPYGYSGFGELSVFVFFGLVAVMGTEYTQSGMVSWEGFLCALAIGAISASVNLANNIRDIPTDAAAGKRTLAVRLGDDNARTLFTVLTLFPFFISVVLSMTTVSALAALVALPLAVASVLKVRGGASGKELIPVLGLNGKTMLAWAVVTAVAFAWFGWSFWGQFAGIGEAVPYAPLASR; this comes from the coding sequence ATGGAGGGCATGACTGACACTGGGACTCACACCGCCACGCCCCGCGACTGGTGGGACGCCGCCCGCCCACACACCTGGCCCAACGCATTCGCCCCCGTCATCGCCGGCACCGGCGTGGCGGCCCTGACCTTGCAGGCCCACCCCGGCCGCGCCGTGCTCGCGCTTTCAGTGGCGTGGGCGCTGATCATCGGCGTGAACTACGCCAACGACTACTCCGACGGCATCCGCGGCACCGACGACGACCGCACCGGCCCGACGCGCCTAACCGGTTCCGGGCTGGCCGCGCCGGAACAGGTGAAGCTTGCGGCGTTTATCGCGTTCGGCGCCGCCGCGGTGTTCGGCGTGATCCTGTCCGCGGTGGCCGGCGCGATGTGGCTCGTGCTGGTGGGCGCGCTGTGCATCGCCGCGGCGTGGTTCTACACCGGCGGCGACAGCCCCTACGGCTACTCCGGCTTCGGCGAACTCTCGGTGTTTGTGTTCTTCGGGCTGGTCGCCGTGATGGGCACCGAATACACCCAGTCCGGAATGGTGTCGTGGGAAGGCTTCCTGTGCGCGCTGGCCATTGGCGCGATCTCCGCGTCGGTGAACCTGGCCAACAACATCCGCGACATCCCAACCGATGCGGCCGCCGGCAAGCGCACACTTGCGGTGAGGCTTGGCGACGACAACGCGCGCACCCTCTTCACCGTCCTGACCTTGTTCCCGTTCTTCATCTCAGTGGTGCTGTCGATGACCACCGTGTCTGCGCTAGCGGCTCTGGTGGCGCTGCCGCTGGCGGTGGCGAGCGTTTTGAAGGTTCGCGGCGGGGCTTCGGGCAAAGAGCTCATCCCGGTGCTGGGGCTGAACGGTAAGACCATGCTGGCCTGGGCCGTGGTCACCGCGGTGGCGTTCGCGTGGTTCGGCTGGTCGTTCTGGGGTCAGTTCGCCGGTATCGGCGAGGCCGTGCCGTACGCGCCGTTGGCGTCGCGCTAG
- a CDS encoding chloramphenicol resistance leader peptide → MSGVPGALAVVTRRTIS, encoded by the coding sequence ATGTCTGGCGTACCCGGGGCGCTGGCCGTGGTGACAAGAAGAACCATTTCTTGA
- a CDS encoding glycosyltransferase has translation MWIDYAVRQGFVATGAFVRLPLLLNAAHNSDKRFPEDGETVISLTTHGTRLRSASAAIASLLVGTVRLPVHLWLDPVDFHARWPDALQSLANRGLQVHESTGGLGPHTKYYGTFQQYPDRNVITVDDDVLYPRTFAQKLIDAPSASTITAYRAHRVVLDEEGIAPYKKWRPVRSTEPSILHFATGVDGVRYPKEMVRYVAERGTEFLDLAPRADDVWLNHCALSAGFPVKQVSERSANFPLVPGSQRVRLSRVNLSGGNDVQIAATYSAEDVAKLRAAE, from the coding sequence ATGTGGATTGACTACGCCGTGCGCCAGGGGTTCGTGGCCACCGGCGCATTCGTTCGTCTCCCGTTGCTGCTCAACGCGGCGCACAACTCGGATAAGCGCTTCCCGGAGGACGGCGAAACCGTCATTTCTTTGACCACCCACGGTACCCGTTTGCGCTCAGCGTCCGCGGCGATCGCGTCGCTTCTGGTGGGCACGGTGCGCCTGCCGGTGCACCTGTGGCTGGACCCGGTGGATTTCCACGCCCGGTGGCCGGACGCGCTGCAGTCGCTTGCGAATCGCGGCCTGCAGGTGCACGAATCCACCGGCGGCTTGGGCCCGCACACCAAGTACTACGGCACGTTCCAGCAGTACCCGGACCGCAACGTCATCACCGTCGACGACGATGTGCTCTACCCGCGCACGTTTGCGCAGAAGCTCATCGACGCTCCTTCGGCCTCCACCATCACCGCCTACCGCGCCCACAGAGTCGTGCTGGACGAAGAAGGCATCGCCCCGTACAAGAAGTGGCGGCCGGTAAGGAGCACAGAGCCGTCGATTTTGCACTTCGCCACCGGCGTGGACGGCGTGCGCTACCCGAAGGAGATGGTGCGCTACGTCGCCGAGCGCGGTACGGAGTTTTTGGACCTCGCACCACGCGCCGACGATGTGTGGCTGAACCACTGCGCCCTGAGCGCCGGGTTCCCGGTGAAGCAGGTTTCGGAGCGCTCGGCGAACTTTCCGCTGGTCCCGGGCTCGCAGCGTGTGCGCCTGTCGCGGGTGAACCTCTCCGGCGGCAACGACGTCCAAATCGCGGCGACGTATTCAGCAGAAGACGTAGCCAAGCTGCGCGCCGCGGAGTAG
- a CDS encoding IS481-like element IS5564 family transposase, translated as MTHPNALLTPRARLRLARLIVEDGYPATIAAKMFMVSPITARKWAGRYREEGEFGMQDRSSKPHRIPGRTPEHVKKKIINLRWRLRLGPAQIAARLGLSTSTVHAVLVRCRVNRLSHIDRVTGEPLRRYEHPHPGSLIHVDVTKFGNIPDGGGHRYVGRQQGARNKLATPGLPRGKDHKPRTGTAFVHTVIDDHSRVAYAEIWSDEQASTAVGVLERAVAWFAERGVTVERVLSDNGSAYRSHAWRDFCARLGIRHKRTRPYRPQTNGKIERFHRTLGDGWAYARFYGSEAERRLALPGWLHFYNHHRHHSAIGGVPFDRLNNVPGHHT; from the coding sequence ATGACCCATCCGAACGCTCTTCTCACTCCTCGTGCCCGTCTCCGGTTAGCTCGGCTGATTGTCGAAGACGGCTATCCGGCCACGATCGCCGCAAAGATGTTCATGGTCTCCCCGATCACTGCCCGGAAATGGGCAGGCCGCTACCGGGAAGAGGGTGAGTTTGGGATGCAGGATCGCTCCAGCAAGCCGCACCGGATCCCAGGCAGGACGCCCGAGCATGTCAAGAAGAAGATCATCAACCTGCGCTGGCGGCTTCGACTGGGGCCAGCCCAGATCGCTGCGCGACTTGGTCTCTCGACGTCGACTGTTCACGCGGTCCTCGTCCGTTGCCGCGTGAACCGCCTCTCGCATATCGATCGTGTCACTGGCGAGCCATTGCGGCGATATGAGCATCCTCATCCGGGATCGTTGATTCATGTCGATGTCACGAAGTTCGGCAACATCCCCGACGGCGGTGGACATCGTTACGTAGGTCGGCAGCAAGGCGCACGGAACAAGCTCGCGACTCCGGGATTACCACGAGGAAAAGATCACAAGCCGCGCACCGGGACGGCGTTCGTTCACACAGTCATCGACGACCACTCCCGCGTCGCATACGCAGAAATCTGGTCGGATGAGCAGGCGAGCACAGCGGTGGGAGTTCTCGAACGCGCCGTGGCCTGGTTCGCCGAACGAGGCGTGACCGTCGAGCGAGTCCTATCCGACAACGGGTCGGCATACAGATCCCACGCATGGAGGGACTTCTGCGCTCGGCTCGGCATCCGACACAAGCGGACACGCCCCTACCGGCCGCAGACGAACGGGAAGATCGAGCGATTCCACCGCACGCTCGGGGACGGCTGGGCCTATGCCAGGTTTTACGGTTCAGAGGCCGAACGACGCCTGGCGCTGCCCGGCTGGCTCCACTTCTACAACCACCACCGACACCACTCTGCGATTGGCGGCGTACCCTTCGACCGACTCAACAACGTCCCTGGACATCACACCTAG
- a CDS encoding DUF4229 domain-containing protein: protein MTDQVSPQVDPEAKSRANKAVAIYGLDRLLLFIALTVVIQLLAVLIGAPVPVIMSALLALIVAFPLSMLLFKRHRLEANEAVAELKRQRAARKDWIQSELAER from the coding sequence GTGACTGATCAAGTTTCCCCGCAGGTAGACCCGGAGGCGAAGTCCCGGGCGAACAAGGCCGTGGCTATCTACGGCTTGGACCGCCTGCTGTTGTTCATCGCGCTGACGGTAGTGATCCAGCTGCTGGCGGTGCTCATCGGCGCGCCGGTGCCGGTGATCATGTCGGCGCTGCTGGCGCTGATTGTGGCGTTCCCGCTGTCGATGCTGCTGTTTAAGCGCCACCGCCTGGAGGCCAATGAGGCGGTGGCGGAGCTGAAGCGCCAGCGGGCGGCGCGCAAGGACTGGATCCAGTCGGAGCTCGCGGAGCGCTAG
- a CDS encoding helix-turn-helix domain-containing protein codes for MSDAHHKPRNKQGKPASDDPVLIALGEQIASRRRATGRLQQDVADAAGVSRSTLHTIEHGGAGVRWEKVIAVAAELGLRVGFTEA; via the coding sequence ATGAGCGACGCCCACCACAAACCCCGCAACAAGCAGGGCAAACCCGCCAGCGACGACCCGGTGCTGATCGCACTGGGGGAGCAGATCGCCTCCCGGCGCCGCGCCACCGGCCGCCTCCAACAAGACGTCGCCGACGCTGCCGGGGTGTCCCGCTCCACCCTGCACACCATCGAGCACGGCGGCGCCGGCGTACGCTGGGAGAAGGTCATCGCCGTGGCGGCGGAGCTCGGCCTGCGCGTCGGGTTCACCGAGGCGTAG
- the galE gene encoding UDP-glucose 4-epimerase GalE, with protein MKVLITGGAGYIGSTIASCCADAGITPVIVDDFSTGLRVFGQRFACYEGDVADVDLLERVFTEHPDIDAVIHCAAKIVVPESVERPLMYYDNNVGKAITLLSVMERFGVRRFVLSSTASMYEPGEDYMVDETSAVDPQSPYAASKWLLERVLRDEAATGRLGVVALRYFNPIGADPALRTGLQNPHPTHAMGKMISAHAAGEPFTVTGVDWPTRDGSGLRDYIHVWDLARAHVAVLQRFDSVVGDSGYDVINLGTGQGTTVFELAEAFGEATGTPLEVRTGPARPGDVVGSASRTDKAKSVLGWSAERSLVDGVRDALAWAEKLPAVLTEEAGRKEAGR; from the coding sequence GGCTCCACTATTGCGTCCTGCTGCGCGGACGCCGGGATCACCCCAGTGATTGTGGACGACTTCTCCACCGGCCTGCGCGTCTTCGGCCAGCGCTTCGCCTGCTACGAGGGCGACGTCGCCGACGTTGATCTGCTGGAGCGGGTGTTCACCGAGCACCCGGACATCGACGCGGTGATCCACTGCGCCGCCAAAATCGTCGTGCCCGAGTCGGTGGAACGGCCCTTGATGTACTACGACAACAACGTGGGCAAGGCCATCACGCTGTTGTCGGTGATGGAGCGCTTCGGCGTGCGCCGCTTCGTGCTGTCCTCCACGGCGTCCATGTACGAGCCGGGCGAGGATTACATGGTGGACGAAACCAGCGCGGTGGACCCGCAGAGCCCGTACGCGGCGTCGAAGTGGCTGCTGGAGCGTGTGCTTCGCGACGAAGCCGCCACCGGCCGCCTCGGCGTCGTCGCGCTGCGCTACTTCAACCCGATCGGCGCCGACCCCGCGCTGCGCACCGGCTTACAGAACCCGCACCCGACCCACGCCATGGGCAAGATGATCTCCGCGCACGCCGCCGGCGAGCCCTTCACTGTCACCGGCGTGGACTGGCCCACCCGCGACGGCTCTGGCCTGCGGGATTACATCCATGTCTGGGACCTTGCCCGCGCGCACGTCGCGGTGCTTCAGCGCTTCGACTCTGTGGTGGGGGATTCCGGCTACGACGTGATCAACCTCGGCACCGGCCAGGGCACCACCGTGTTCGAGCTCGCCGAGGCGTTCGGCGAAGCCACCGGCACCCCGCTTGAGGTCCGCACCGGCCCCGCCCGCCCCGGCGACGTGGTCGGCAGCGCGTCTCGCACCGACAAAGCCAAGTCGGTTTTGGGGTGGTCCGCGGAGCGCTCGCTTGTCGACGGCGTCCGCGACGCCCTCGCCTGGGCCGAGAAACTGCCCGCAGTGCTCACCGAGGAAGCCGGCCGGAAGGAGGCGGGCCGATGA